The following proteins are encoded in a genomic region of Haloarcula marina:
- a CDS encoding Eco57I restriction-modification methylase domain-containing protein, whose amino-acid sequence MPDTFLVDIHEAFQEIGGEIRSEGSEFDFRYSLVDHLFTDALGWSRTEGEGHVNFEDDRKDVLCYDDSNPPFPVIACETKRPSHELELGDVEQLETYMVGIGSAEYGILTNGHEFRIYEYSADDRSLSAINDFDIGLVANSESVENLTAEQQEALGELEYFRRDRYTNVGDAEYFRDRAKEVPVQYQPGTDDEGYDLFLEAVKESLDELSSVMERFFDNYSDRPDGSYPKEFLETTFPDWKDWREYTGKSDDAKQTFCRETAYILMNRALFARIAEDKEIVGNTRLSGRGMADALDQDDERPYLEALMDTYDRIDDHYSDLYELGIFDWWWVSRDKRQRFDSDEESQQEDLEDDLDYRLGEVFKRLNRFDFEYVNRDILGHVYEDYLPQEERKELGEYYTPIEVIRYMLDETGYKANKGIGRQKILDPACGSGGFLTEATERLIQHYIDKFGKTSIHYLDAEEARTILERVEENVYGIDINPFAVHITQINLLFRTVDLYDKVTEQDPSYTMDGFEIHVADTLTPTVLEQQEGSTDDEGKQSQIGQFAQYNGRAQSFLDDRDAVDRIKDEMEFDVVIANPPYVRVQNINGPKEDYVARYSSVESNFDIYVPFIERGLDWLKDDGNLSYICPNRVLSHEYSELIRDQLAEEPLTHIIDFKDVEVFDAATPYPCIFTVDRDRSPEEPVQCARFAEERDRILEEIHRRDDWENPDVDAYDLYTYEKEQMRADNADDYLPSWKPMPDSERRLFDKIEEQGDMRVGEISAEVFVGTQTSANTVYIGEIVGQTDEEGVVEFAPSGYDETHLIEEEILTRVLKGKEIDRWGVDWEGLWMILPYEVSADDFDVIPQSVLEEEMPHAWDFFLEYEEKLKGRESGKMRGEDDWYGYIYPKNLTKFDPDKIMTNILSSYNRFVADTEGEYYFVGGGNAGGYGIQLRDEYAPTSEDHLYYVALLNSSVLEFYHKHIAPIFGGKYYSYNKRYLEPHPIALPNDVPEDTVAEYAEDIQSSRAERTDLEYKTSDVRNYLPDYEKESSILDLAQSINLDGDDYRQGPIRKDAKMDVETTKEVYQVVMKQNHEIEFGDERVRDFVFELLTAQNRRLSRSEVINMDTPSRESVIELMDEYLGDMERIEELKEEFDRLCDELDEIVLRDVYGLGDTDENTVEEFLEVW is encoded by the coding sequence ATGCCGGATACTTTCCTCGTCGATATTCACGAGGCCTTCCAAGAGATTGGTGGCGAGATTCGTTCCGAGGGGAGCGAATTCGACTTCAGATACAGTCTCGTCGATCATCTGTTTACGGACGCACTCGGCTGGTCACGCACCGAGGGCGAGGGGCACGTCAACTTCGAGGACGACAGGAAAGACGTCCTCTGTTACGACGACAGTAATCCGCCGTTCCCAGTCATCGCGTGCGAGACGAAGCGACCTTCTCACGAGCTTGAACTGGGCGACGTCGAGCAGTTGGAGACGTACATGGTGGGCATTGGGAGTGCAGAGTACGGAATTCTGACGAACGGTCACGAGTTCCGCATCTACGAGTACTCCGCGGATGATCGTTCGCTATCCGCCATCAACGACTTCGACATCGGCCTCGTGGCCAACTCGGAGTCGGTTGAGAATCTGACCGCCGAGCAGCAGGAGGCACTCGGCGAGTTGGAGTACTTCCGTCGTGACCGCTATACGAACGTCGGGGACGCGGAGTACTTCCGTGACCGAGCGAAGGAGGTGCCGGTTCAGTACCAGCCGGGTACGGATGACGAGGGATACGATCTGTTCCTTGAGGCCGTGAAGGAATCGTTGGACGAGTTGTCCAGCGTAATGGAGCGATTCTTCGACAACTACAGTGATCGGCCGGATGGTTCCTACCCGAAGGAGTTTCTGGAAACGACCTTCCCCGACTGGAAGGACTGGAGGGAGTACACCGGCAAGAGCGACGACGCGAAGCAGACGTTCTGCCGGGAGACGGCGTACATCCTGATGAACCGGGCGTTATTCGCGCGGATCGCCGAGGACAAGGAAATCGTTGGCAACACGCGTCTGTCCGGGCGTGGGATGGCCGACGCACTCGATCAGGATGATGAGCGTCCGTATCTTGAGGCGTTGATGGACACGTACGACAGGATTGACGATCACTACTCAGACCTGTACGAACTCGGTATCTTCGACTGGTGGTGGGTGTCGAGGGACAAACGTCAGCGGTTCGACTCCGACGAGGAAAGTCAGCAGGAGGATCTCGAGGATGATCTGGACTACCGACTCGGCGAGGTATTCAAGCGATTGAACCGCTTCGACTTCGAGTACGTCAACCGTGACATTCTCGGCCACGTCTATGAGGACTACCTCCCGCAGGAGGAACGGAAGGAACTCGGGGAGTACTACACACCCATCGAGGTCATCCGGTACATGTTGGACGAGACCGGGTACAAGGCGAACAAGGGAATCGGCCGGCAGAAGATTCTCGATCCGGCGTGTGGGAGTGGTGGTTTCCTGACCGAGGCGACGGAACGACTCATCCAGCACTACATCGACAAGTTCGGCAAGACCAGCATTCACTACCTCGACGCGGAGGAGGCGCGGACGATTTTGGAGCGTGTTGAGGAGAACGTGTACGGCATCGACATCAACCCGTTTGCCGTCCACATCACCCAGATTAACCTCCTGTTCCGCACCGTCGATCTCTACGACAAGGTGACGGAGCAAGACCCGTCCTACACGATGGATGGGTTCGAGATTCACGTCGCGGACACGTTGACGCCGACCGTGTTGGAGCAGCAGGAGGGGAGTACTGACGACGAGGGGAAGCAGTCACAAATCGGCCAGTTCGCCCAGTATAATGGCCGTGCGCAGTCGTTCCTTGACGACAGGGACGCGGTTGACCGCATCAAGGACGAGATGGAGTTCGACGTGGTGATTGCGAACCCGCCGTACGTCCGCGTGCAGAACATCAACGGGCCGAAGGAGGACTACGTGGCCCGGTACTCGTCTGTCGAGAGCAACTTTGACATCTACGTGCCGTTCATCGAGCGCGGACTGGACTGGTTGAAGGATGACGGGAACCTCTCGTACATTTGCCCGAACCGCGTGCTCTCTCACGAGTACAGCGAGTTGATTCGTGACCAACTCGCCGAGGAGCCGCTCACCCACATTATCGACTTCAAGGACGTGGAGGTGTTCGATGCGGCGACTCCGTACCCGTGTATCTTCACCGTGGATAGAGACCGCTCGCCGGAAGAGCCGGTACAGTGCGCGAGGTTCGCCGAGGAGCGAGACAGGATACTCGAAGAGATTCACCGGCGAGACGATTGGGAGAACCCGGACGTCGACGCCTACGATCTGTACACCTACGAGAAGGAGCAGATGCGGGCGGACAACGCGGACGATTACCTACCGAGTTGGAAGCCGATGCCGGACTCGGAACGTCGTCTGTTCGACAAGATTGAGGAGCAGGGAGATATGCGGGTGGGGGAGATTTCGGCTGAGGTGTTTGTCGGGACGCAGACGAGTGCGAACACGGTCTACATCGGAGAGATTGTCGGTCAGACCGACGAGGAGGGCGTCGTCGAGTTCGCACCGAGCGGGTACGACGAGACGCATCTCATCGAGGAGGAGATCCTTACTCGCGTGCTGAAGGGCAAAGAGATCGACCGATGGGGCGTCGACTGGGAGGGTCTCTGGATGATTCTGCCCTACGAAGTGTCGGCCGACGACTTCGACGTGATTCCACAGTCTGTGTTGGAGGAGGAGATGCCGCACGCGTGGGACTTCTTCCTCGAATACGAGGAGAAGCTGAAGGGGCGGGAGTCCGGCAAGATGAGGGGTGAGGACGACTGGTACGGCTACATCTATCCGAAGAACCTCACCAAGTTCGATCCGGATAAGATTATGACGAACATCCTCAGCAGCTACAACCGATTCGTCGCCGACACGGAGGGCGAGTACTACTTCGTCGGCGGTGGAAATGCCGGCGGATACGGGATTCAGTTGCGTGACGAATACGCACCCACGTCTGAGGATCACCTGTACTACGTCGCCCTCCTCAACTCCTCGGTGCTGGAGTTCTACCACAAGCACATCGCCCCAATCTTCGGCGGGAAGTATTACTCGTACAACAAGAGGTACTTGGAGCCGCATCCCATCGCTCTCCCCAATGATGTCCCGGAGGATACCGTGGCGGAGTACGCCGAGGACATTCAGAGCTCCCGTGCGGAGCGCACGGACTTGGAGTACAAGACGAGCGACGTGCGCAACTACCTGCCAGACTACGAGAAGGAAAGTTCCATTCTCGATCTCGCACAGTCCATCAACCTCGACGGTGACGACTACCGACAGGGCCCTATTCGCAAGGACGCGAAGATGGATGTGGAGACCACCAAGGAGGTGTATCAGGTGGTGATGAAGCAGAACCACGAGATTGAGTTCGGTGACGAGCGGGTGCGAGACTTCGTGTTCGAGTTGCTGACTGCCCAGAACCGGCGGCTCTCCCGTTCCGAAGTCATCAATATGGACACTCCGTCCCGAGAGTCCGTCATCGAGCTGATGGACGAGTACCTCGGCGATATGGAACGGATTGAGGAGTTGAAAGAGGAGTTCGACCGACTGTGCGACGAGTTGGACGAGATAGTGCTTCGTGACGTGTACGGGCTCGGTGACACCGACGAGAACACTGTCGAAGAGTTCCTCGAGGTCTGGTGA
- a CDS encoding TATA-box-binding protein gives MPEIVNVVASGNLGREIEVSSVGEDVNAIVSYPEKDYTNDVVYLRRDEGSPMVTLFRSGSYHITGGNSLDETERMKDWMVDVLEDLGIETTPTFAIKNVVQTGDLGREVNLNALSIGLGLEQTEYEPEQFPGVVYRPPDIDCVFLIFGSGKVVIPGASDVETGTEGFDILKSRIEDLLD, from the coding sequence ATGCCGGAAATAGTCAACGTCGTCGCATCGGGGAATCTGGGCAGAGAAATCGAAGTTTCCAGCGTCGGCGAGGACGTGAACGCCATCGTCAGCTACCCCGAAAAGGACTACACAAACGACGTGGTGTACCTCCGACGCGACGAGGGCAGTCCGATGGTCACACTATTTCGCTCCGGAAGCTACCACATCACCGGCGGCAACAGTCTGGACGAGACGGAACGGATGAAGGACTGGATGGTGGACGTCCTCGAAGACCTTGGCATCGAAACGACGCCAACATTCGCCATCAAGAACGTCGTCCAGACCGGAGATCTCGGCCGTGAGGTCAACCTGAACGCCCTCTCCATCGGCCTCGGACTGGAGCAAACAGAGTATGAACCGGAACAGTTCCCCGGAGTCGTTTACCGCCCACCCGACATCGACTGTGTATTCCTCATCTTCGGGAGCGGCAAAGTCGTCATTCCCGGTGCATCAGACGTTGAAACGGGGACTGAAGGATTCGATATACTCAAGTCACGAATCGAAGACCTCCTCGATTAG
- a CDS encoding PadR family transcriptional regulator yields MSQLVKLEVSGDNPTAHARRILDQYASDETITSVSITINTADSSDQEMKQATTTDYTTDASNEQTREEREAEKEAKREKGNIKTNTSHHRVLGEVAERSNNGSTSVSGKEIKEGVEGVNESSIYPALTQLWERKMLERERVEDVANPYYKYYLTDHGKHTLEDLGKPEPPEDE; encoded by the coding sequence ATGAGTCAATTAGTCAAACTCGAAGTCTCGGGCGACAATCCCACCGCTCACGCTCGCCGCATCCTTGACCAGTACGCATCCGACGAGACAATCACATCGGTGTCCATCACGATCAACACAGCCGATAGCAGCGATCAAGAGATGAAACAAGCCACAACCACGGACTACACCACGGACGCCTCCAACGAGCAAACACGCGAAGAGCGCGAAGCCGAGAAAGAGGCCAAGCGCGAAAAGGGAAACATCAAGACTAACACCAGTCACCACCGCGTCCTCGGCGAGGTTGCGGAACGGAGCAACAACGGCAGCACGTCCGTCTCCGGCAAGGAAATCAAGGAGGGGGTCGAAGGCGTGAACGAGTCCAGCATCTATCCCGCCCTCACCCAGCTGTGGGAGCGCAAGATGCTCGAACGCGAGCGCGTCGAGGACGTGGCGAACCCGTACTACAAGTACTATCTCACCGATCACGGTAAGCACACGCTCGAAGACCTCGGCAAGCCCGAACCACCGGAGGACGAGTAG